The genomic DNA aatttagcCAACTATATCcaacaatcaaacatgaaaagaCAGTATGAACAGAAGGGCTTTGCAATACAAGATATGCATGACAAGATACAAGCCTTACTACCCTACAATCACCACTTACAGCTAAAAGTTTGTACTCCCTTGTTCTTGAAAAAGTTGGATCCAATTCCTGCACAAgcatttgaaaaattttcagatCTCTATTCTGGGAAGAAATTTAAATATGCTGTAGGAAAACAAGAATTGGACCTGGTATCGCTCCAGTGAGTTGGTTATGGCCACAACATCGCCTTTGCATAGTTGGCAAAGGCCAGCATTAAGAAGATGCCCTCTAACTCCATATTTAAGCAAATTATTGTTGAGTGATTGTCGTGCTATCTCTTCATAAATCTCAATTGCCTTTGGATATctgataaaaaaaggaaaaaaaaaaaaaaaaaaaaaccaaataaatttgACCACTCATGGTTAAAATACCTCCACCTTTATTTTCAGACATGTTTCACATTAGGaaaatggattattttttaaattcaaaatgtaTTAAAAGAATCAAGAAACTATGTACCATCTAGCCTGATGAACAGACCCCACAAACCccacaaaataagaaaaaccagTAAAATTAGTCAGCCCAGATGAACAGACCAGTTTAGCCAGTTCTATAATAActgaataaatttttaagtgtcCGAGTAAGTGGATAgatattcaaaaacaaaataaagaaaatgaaattcaagTTTTCATGTCCCACACTATCACACCTAGTACTTTATATTGTGACTAATATACATATGTGCtgtttttattcctttttttcttttttgatagctAATCACAGATGCATTAAAAGTGCCTATCAAAGGGGTGCACAAAAGTATGCATAAGTGTATACAAGGCACCAAAGGACTGAAAAGCAGAGgggaacacaaaaaaaaaaaagactcccTCACCTTTCTCATAGCTCAgctaaacaataaaatcaaagataGGTGCTATCTCCTATATGCATCTTAACCCATTCCAGGAACATGTACataaaagattatttaattgctttttattttattttattttattttgtaggtaTAAGGTGCTATCTCCTATTGCTTGATCTGCCTTCTTGGACTTCTCAAAAGCTCTCCAATTTTTCTCCTTCAATAAGCTCTCAAATAAATACCAAGGAGCTACTCTCCACAATTTCCTTCCATTCTTCCATACAAAGATCCATGCCAGTTGAGAAGAACACCTTTAACTGAGGGCATCACCCACTGAATGCCAAATAGAGCAAAAAAAAACTGTCATAGCATGACTACTTTGGAACAATGAAGGAGGATATGATCCACTGTGTCTTCCTCTCCTTTACACAAATAACATCTACTCGGCAACCTCCAATCCCTCATTTAGAGCTGATCTAGAGTAAAAATTTTCCCCATGAAGCTTCCTAAGCAAAAAGAACTCAACCTTCATCTGGACCCAAGGGGTACAAGGATTTAAGTGTAAAAATGTCGCTCTTTGATTCTTGCCAAACCATGATGTGTCCTCTACATCTCTTCTAATCATTTACCCTTGCAACCTCATAAAACAAGCACCCACCTCTCCAAACTCCCATTCATTATTGTGTCACCCCTCTCTCTCTTtgcaagaattttttatttttataagcaaagaaatatatgccttttttttataagcaaagaAATATGTACTTTTTTTTACAAGCAAAGAAATATGTACTCTTTTTTATAAGCAAAGAAATATGTGTGCGTGcatatataaaaaggaaatatgtATACCAGAGTATATGAGCAACATATAGTGGGCACTAAGTCGCAAATTCaccaaagagaaacaaaaaaacccctctctctctctctcaacatgatCCTTCCTAGTCTACAAAACCAATAAAAAGCATTGAACCTTCTTTTATATACATCCCAACCCAAGCTAACAAACTACTTAGAAACAACCATTTCAACTTATTTTCAAACTGCTCCTCATTTCCAAATGCTCTAGGTTCCTTTCCTTCCACAACATCCAAAAAATGCATAGTAGAGCTGCTCACTAAaccttcttccattttcttccaACAAAAGAGTCATGGCAACCTAAAAGAGTTTATCTGATTATGGAAGGAAGCACCTAAACTACACCAAACAAGGAGAACAACAATTGTCATAGAACCCTAGACACAGTgcaatgaagaagaatatgattgattgattctaCTTTGACTTTACATAGATAGCATTTGTTCGTCAGTAGccatccaattgattgattgattgattctcATAGAACCTAAAAGAGTTTCTCCGATTGTGGAAGGAAGCACCTAAACTACACCAAACAAGGAGAACAACAATTGTCATAGAACCCTAGACACGGTgcaatgaagaagaatatgattgattgattctaCTTCGACTTTACATGGATAGCATTTGTTCGTCAGCAGCCATCCTCATCTATGAATCTGATCTAATGTCAAGACTTTTCCATAAGTGGCTTCCTAAGTAAAAAGAACTCACTTTCCTTGAgacccaagaattccaaattgCGCCTAAAGGGAAGGTGATTGAACTCCCTAGATCCAATAGAGAGTATAGGGATTTCACTAAAAAAACATCATTCTTTGACTCCTAAATCATCCAATTGAAATTTTCCTTCCTCAATGACTTGTCTTGCAACCTTGAGAGAAAAGTCTTAGCAGCTCCCAAAGTCCCAATCATTCGAGTGTCTAGAGAAATGTAGATTCTAATAACCCCCCGCTCCTATCTCATCCCATATATCTGCCACCCAAGAATTTTTTAGAGAAACTAGAGCATACAAGATAGGAAATGACACCCTTAAGTGAACCTTTCCCCTCTAGCATTTTTTGGAATCCATAGGTACTTGTGAAGGTGAGATTCTTTGCATGGAAGCAACCTAGGGTCAGACCTTAACTCTTGATCAACTTAAAAGGAGGGCATGGACAATGCCTAATCAATGCAACATGTGCAAAAATGAGGAAGAATCAGTTGGCTATTTGCTTCTCCATTGTCCTAAAGATAGTATCCTATGGCTAATTGACTTCTCTGTTTTTTGGAGTAGCTTGGGTGATGCAGTCCACTGTAAGAGGAAATCTATTGGCATGGATTTTTTGGGAAAAGATATTGGAAAGCctccttatgcttgttttgtacgttatggaaagaaaaaaacaggaGGTCTTTGGAAGATTCAGAACAgtcaaattagaaaattatttcatggGTACTTTTTAGGAATGGATTAGTGTGTACATAGGTGACCACTCTTTGTCAATGATTAACTTTGCAGATTGGCTTAGCTTAAAGTAAGGAGAGGGAGATTGTTTTTTGAGTCTCCTTTTTAAGCATGCCTTTGGTGGGCATCAAACATATACACTGTGTGTACATTGTTGTGCTTTTTTCTTAGATGTCCTTAATATATATTCgctatttgcctataaaaaaaaaagtgagggatgcaagaaatacaaaaaagaaatatcCACAGCAAGAGATCAGCTTATAAATTATCATGACtaaaaataactcattcaaatagTAAATACACAATCATATCAAATGCTTTCTTGGACAGCTTCTAAGTGTGGCGCTTTCTCAGTAAagtctctttattctattttggagCCCGGAATTTCTCCTTTGTTCCCTAGTGGTAGTATTTGGAGGGTGAGTGTGCCTCCTAAGGTGGCCTTCTTTGTTTGGGAGGCTTCTTGAGGTAAAGTCTTAACTTTGGagcaacttcaaaggagggggtACTCATTGGCAAACATGTGTTTTCTATGCCTTTTTGAAGTAGAGACGGTGGATCACCTTTACTTCATTGTGTAAAGACACGGGTTctgtggaatcttcttttctccctttttgatGTGGCTTGGACTCTTTCGTGTACAGTGAAGGAAACTCTTTTTGGGTGGCATGGAGCGTTTGTGGGAAAGCTCGTAAAAAGGTTTGGCAAATGgcccccttatgtatattttggtcactctggaaggaaaggaattcgttagcttttgggaatgaggagCTTTCGCTTCAAAgactaaaatattcttttgtatgtaatctttggtcttgggttAGGGTATTTATGGTTTTGAAcccttcttctcttgtaagtttttTAGATTGGTTAGAGTCTAAGTAAGGAAAGGTGGTGTATTTCTCTCCGTTCCCCCTCGGAGTGCGACTTTGGGCTgtttttgtatactccctgtatactttgaGGGCACTGTTTTTGGTGCTTCCTCTTCTCATTTAATATACAtccttttatctatcaaaaaagaaaataataataatatcaaatgcCACTTACTGTTCTAGTTGTGCGGAAAATTGTGCAACCTTCTGCCTGCACTGATTTGCAGAGGTTGTTACCTCTTCACTTTGGAAAAGTTCAGCAGCTTGTTCAAATTTTTCAATGGCCTGCTGAAGGTTCTGGTCAACCTCATATAGCTCACCAATTTCCTGagtgaaaaaatataaatcaaatcaGCTAAGTTATTTATAGTTTTATCACATCATATGATTGTAAAAAATATACTAAATGTACATCGATGCAACAAAGTGTATTAAACCACATTATTTAcatgttttttcaatttgataGTCAAAAATCAAATGAATTAAAAGTGACTAACAAAAGGGTGCACAAAAGCATATACGGCATTGATAAAGGCGCTAAAAGGCCCAACAAGGTGAAGAAAGCCACAGAAAACAACACTCTCTCCCTACTTAGGGTTCAACCACATTATTTACATGTTTGACACCAACGCAATTGGATATGtagatataaaaaagaaaatgcataatAGAATTGGGAAAGGATTATGCATTTGAGAGAACTTAATATGACTAGGTACAAAATTTACCTTGTAATATCTTGCAGCCATGCTGAGTCTACcaatttccaagaaaatagCAGCTGCTTGCTCTAAGCATGCTATTGCCTCTGCAGAGAACCCAATACCAAAACCAACAATAAGTTTAGATTGGCCTATGTTTAAGGCAACAATATCATacaaatggaaatggaaattttCTGGAAATGCTCGGGCATAAGTTAACAACAAAGAGGTCACATGCTTAAATTGAGATCAACTAGAATAAATTCAAAACCACCAAACAGAAAAAGGCACTTCCTGTATAGATGCGTTCAAgtgtatcatttttttatgcAAATTCTAGGTAAAATTTTGGGGAACcaagtgtgtgtgtgtttgtgtgtacATATATATAAGAGCACAATTGTTTTATTCAGTAAAAATGATGCAATGCAAATAAGAGATTAAAAGTTTGCCtaattaacaatttaaatttaacaGCCAAGAATGAGGGGATTTCAAACTTCA from Vitis riparia cultivar Riparia Gloire de Montpellier isolate 1030 chromosome 8, EGFV_Vit.rip_1.0, whole genome shotgun sequence includes the following:
- the LOC117920818 gene encoding alpha-soluble NSF attachment protein-like; the protein is MADHITKGEEFEKKAEKKLSGWGLFGSKYEDAAELYEKAANSFKLAKSWDKAGSINIKLANCHLKLDSKHEAANAYADAANCYKKTSNKEAIACLEQAAAIFLEIGRLSMAARYYKEIGELYEVDQNLQQAIEKFEQAAELFQSEEVTTSANQCRQKVAQFSAQLEQYPKAIEIYEEIARQSLNNNLLKYGVRGHLLNAGLCQLCKGDVVAITNSLERYQELDPTFSRTREYKLLADLAVAVDEEDVAKFTDVVKEFDSMTPLDAWKTTLLLRVKESLKAKELEEDDLT